From a region of the Panthera uncia isolate 11264 chromosome B1, Puncia_PCG_1.0, whole genome shotgun sequence genome:
- the VDAC3 gene encoding voltage-dependent anion-selective channel protein 3 produces MCNTPTYCDLGKAAKDVFNKGYGFGMVKIDLRTKSCSGVEFSTSGHAYTDTGKASGNLETKYKVCNYGLTFTQKWNTDNTLGTEISLENKLAEGLKLTLDTIFVPNTGKKSGKLKASYKRECFSLGSNVDIDFSGPTIYGWAVLAFEGWLAGYQMSFDTAKSKLSQNNFALGYKAADFQLHTHVNDGTEFGGSIYQKVNEKIETSINLAWTAGSNNTRFGIAAKYKLDCRTSLSAKVNNASLIGLGYTQTLRPGVKLTLSALIDGKNFNAGGHKVGLGFELEA; encoded by the exons ATGTGTAACACACCAACTTACTGTGACCTAGGAAAGGCCGCCAAGGATGTCTTCAACAAAGGATACG GATTTGGCATGGTCAAAATAGACCTGAGAACCAAGTCTTGTAGTGGAGTG GAATTTTCTACTTCTGGTCATGCTTACACTGATACAGGAAAAGCGTCAGGCAACCTAGAGACCAAATATAAGGTCTGTAACTATGGACTTACCTTCACTCAGAAATGGAACACAGATAACACTCTTGGAACAGAAATCTCTTTGGAGAATAAG ttggcTGAAGGGTTGAAACTGACTCTTGATACCATATTTGTACCGAACACAGG AAAGAAGAGTGGAAAATTGAAGGCCTCCTATAAGCGGGAATGTTTCAGTCTCGGCAGCAATGTTGATATAGATTTTTCTGGACCAACCATCTATGGCTGGGCTGTGTTAGCCTTTGAAGGTTGGCTTGCTGGCTATCAGATGAGTTTCGACACAGCCAAATCCAAACTGTCACAGAATAATTTCGCTCTGGGTTACAAGGCCGCAGACTTCCAGCTGCACACTCATGT GAATGACGGCACTGAATTTGGAGGGTCTATCTACCAGAAGGTTAATGAGAAGATTGAAACATCAATAAACCTTGCTTGGACGGCTGGCAGTAACAATACCCGTTTTGGCATCGCTGCTAAATACAAGCTGGACTGTAGAACTTCTCTATCT GCTAAAGTAAATAATGCCAGCCTGATTGGACTGGGTTATACTCAGACTCTTCGACCAG GAGTCAAACTGACCCTATCAGCTTTAATCGACGGAAAGAACTTCAATGCAGGAGGTCACAAGGTTGGGTTGGGATTTGAGCTAGAAGCTTAA